In the genome of Deltaproteobacteria bacterium, one region contains:
- a CDS encoding helix-turn-helix transcriptional regulator — protein MTKKDTDYSEIRVELSIVSRIHGMVKNISPSHKKALQQCLREIRKKAGLSQVELSKKLGKPQSFVSKYESGERRLDIL, from the coding sequence TTGACCAAGAAAGACACCGACTATTCGGAAATAAGAGTCGAATTAAGTATTGTCTCCAGAATTCACGGTATGGTTAAGAATATTTCACCTTCTCATAAAAAAGCCTTACAACAATGTCTCCGGGAAATTAGAAAGAAAGCCGGGTTATCACAGGTAGAGCTTTCTAAAAAACTTGGCAAGCCTCAGTCTTTTGTCAGCAAATATGAGTCTGGTGAACGCCGTTTAGATATTCTT